The Parvibaculum sp. DNA segment TGAAAGGCCTCGTTGAAGCGCGCGATCAGTTCCTGCCGGTCCTTGTCGGTCGGCCCGACGGCGCCCAGCATTTCAATCATCTTGTTGCGCCAGAGCTGTCCCTCGCGCGTGCCGCAAACGGTGCGCAGATGGTGAACGGCGCCCAGCACTTCGGCGAGGCGAAACATTTCGGCCGGCATCGTCTGCGCGGCGGCGGGCGCGGGCGGCAGGGC contains these protein-coding regions:
- a CDS encoding TIGR02301 family protein — encoded protein: MLLLALPPAPAAAQTMPAEMFRLAEVLGAVHHLRTVCGTREGQLWRNKMIEMLGAVGPTDKDRQELIARFNEAFHGTRTRYSSCSRSAAAQSDKLFEEGQRIAAELAVKGFGR